One Pantanalinema sp. genomic window, CATGTAGTTGCCGACAATCGCGCAAGGAGCGCCATAGCGAGGATTGATCATGCTGCTGACGCGCATGGCGGGTGCCAGCGAGCCGTCCGCGCGGATCGCGAACATGAAGACGTCCGTGCCTCCCCCCGCGCTCAGGCCGGTTCCGCCGAGCATGTAAACGGCCTTGTCGGAGGAAATGACGGTATGGTAGGAATTCACGTTCGGCAACTGGTACGCCCCGCCCGGGCTCGTCGAGTAGACCTGGTTCATCAGGCTCACCTCGCCTTGCCAGACGTCGAACGGAGCGCTCGACTGCGCCGTCGCCATCCCCGACTGGACCCCGATGCCGCCCGGCACCGCCCCCGTCGGCACCGTCACCGTCATGGCGTTCGCGCTCCACGCGCTCACCGGCGCCACCACCGGGTCGCTGGCGGGCCCCTTGAACGTCACGGTCGGGGTGGCCGTCCCCGTCCCGAACTGGCCGCTCAGCACCACCTCGGTCCCCGCGCGGCCGTAGGCCGGGCTGAAGCTCGAGACCACGAGCCCGCCGGCGCCGGCGCCCGAAAGCGAGAGGGTGAAGCCCCCGCTCGTCACCGAGCCCCGGGCCGTGGCCACCGTGATCCCGCCCGAGCTCGCCCCGGAGGGCACCGCCGCCACCAGGTACGTCGGCGCCGCCAGCACCACCTGGCCCGGCACCCCGTTGAACGAGACCGTGTTGCCCGAAGGCACCGGGCTGAAGCCCGTCCCCTGGATCTGGACCAGGGCGTTGATGCCCGCGGTGCTCGGTGAGAACGTGGTGATGCTCGGCTTGATCGCGGGCACCGACGCCAGGGGGTCCTGGTTGGCCCCCAGGTAGCTCAGGAGGTCCGTGGCCAGCTGAGCGATCTCGGCGTCGGGGTGATTCGTGTAGACGGGGGCTCCCGCCAGCGTCGCCGGGGTCGTCCCCGCGTTCACCTTGCCCATGGTCTGGGCGGGGGGCACGTTCACCGGGTCCAGGGCGCACGCGATCGCAAGGGCCGTCGTCAGGGCGTTGATCACGATCCCGCCGCCCACCGCGCCGTTGCTGCAGCTCAGCCAGCCCGTCCCGTTCCACTGCAAGAGGGTGCGGAAGCGGGCCGCGCTGGAGCCCGGGGCCTGGTTGTTAAGCCCCTTCACCGCCTCGAGGATGTAGGTCGCCCCGTTGGCCGGCGCGTAGCCGTTCAGGCTCAGGCTGAAGTTGCCCGAGGCGTCCGTCTTCCCGGTGGCCACCGTCGTGTTCGCCGCGTCGATGAAGGAGACCGTCGCCGCGTTCACCACGTCCGAGGGCAGGGCCTGCGCCTGCCGGGCGTCGGGCGCGCTCAGGCGCCCATGCACCGAGGCGCTCGCGATCGCCGAGCCCGAGGCGGCGCGATCCCCGAAGTTGGGCACGTTCGGCCGCAGCGCCTGGCAACCCGCCAGCGCAAGCGAGAGGATGAAGAGGATCAACCGACGCGTGCTCATCTCATCCCCCTACTGGATCGTGCCCTGCGCGATCGAGGTGATCGCGCTGGCGCCCGTATAGCCCGAGACGACGAAGATCGCGTCTCGATAGACCGGAACTTCCGACATGTAGGACGCACTGAAGGGCAACACGTAGCGATCCGACTTGTGGTACTGCCAGGCACCGAGCGTGCCGTCGGGGTTGATGAAGGCCCGCTGCACGATGTTGCTCGCGCCCGCGCTGTAACCGCCGAAGAAGTAGAGGTAGTTGCCCACCTTCGCGAGCGCGCCGTCCTGCAGGGCGGAAGGCATGCTGGGGCCGCGCAGGAAGGAGCCGATGCTGCCGTCGGGATAGATGGGCGCATAGTAGACCAGCCCGTTCGCCCCGCTGCCCGAGGTGCTGGTGGCACCACCGGCCACGTAGACGTAGTTCCCGATCACGATGGCCCGCTGAGAGTCGATGGCATCCGGCAGCGAGACCCCGTAAGTCTGGAAGGGATCGAGGCTGCCGTCCGGTCTGATGAGGGCGCGCTCGATCGAGCTGAACAGGCCCGGATAGTACCCCCCGAAGCAATAGACGTAATCGCCGATCACGGCGCTCGCGAAGTAGGCGCGCGCCTGCACCAGGTTGCTCGGCTGCGTGAAGAAAGTCCCGAGGGTACCGTCCGAGTTGACCAGGGAGCGCTCGACCGAGGTGATGGAGGCCCCGGCGGGGTTGAGGCCCCCGATCATGTAGACGAAGCGATTGCCCGCTCTCTCGATGACGACGCTTTCGGCCTTGTAGCGAGGCGCGTTGAGCGCCGGCCCGACCGTGGAGGGCCCCAGGGATCCGTTGGGCTCGACCGGAAAGTACTCGGTGGAGCCGTAGGTCGTGTTGCTGCTTCCCCCGCCGAGAAACCAGATCTTGTCGTTGAGGACCTCGACCCCGGCACCGTAGCGCCAGGTCGTCATCCCGCCATAGAAGGACCAGGCGTTCAGGCTCCCGTCCGCTTTGATGGTGGTCGTCTGGATATGGGCGGTCGGGGCGCTGTTGTTGTAGCCGCCCATCGCCCAGAGACGGTTGCCCGTCGTCAGGGGCGCCGCCCCCACGATGATGCCCGAAGGCGTGTTGAGAGGCATATCCGTGATCCAGGCGCCGGTGAGTTGCCCTGTTGCCATGTTGATGGGGGCGCGGTAGACGGCGGTGGTATAGGCCGAGGTATTGTTGCCGCCCCAGACGTAGAGGTACCCGTTGAAGGCGACGACGCCCCCGGTGGCATGCTCGGCGGCAGGCATGTTGGCGGAGGCCGTGCCGTCGCCGATCGCGCCGTTCCCGAGGATCGGCAGGGTGATGACCTTGTTCGAGTAGGAACCCTGGTAGGTCCCGCCCGCCAGCACGAGGCC contains:
- a CDS encoding IPT/TIG domain-containing protein, with protein sequence NAGTTPATLVGAPVYTNHPDAEIAQLATDLLSYLGANQDPLASVPAIKPSITTFSPSTAGINALVQIQGTGFSPVPSGNTVSFNGVPGQVLLAAPTYLVAAVPSGASSGGITVATTRGSVTSGGFTLSLSGTGAGGLVVSSFSPAYGRAGTEVVLSGQFGTGTATPTVTFKGPASDPVVAPVSAWSANAMTVTVPTGAMPGGIAVQSGMATAQSSAPFDVRQGEVSLMNQTYSTNPGGAYQLPIVNNYHSVVSTANAVYVIGGGNSTNGISDVFMFAIRADGSLGAARRVSSLTIPRSSPACFTVGNYLFAAGGQSLGVFMKNVERAAINPDGTLGAWEIVSGATLQTNRYGSPGLVSGSTVYFAGDASLTGLGNKQIERWAVDPSGGMSFVATYSLTVASASATIHWNNGTVVGSGLVLAGGTYQGSYSNKVITLPILGNGAIGDGTASANMPAAEHATGGVVAFNGYLYVWGGNNTSAYTTAVYRAPINMATGQLTGAWITDMPLNTPSGIIVGAAPLTTGNRLWAMGGYNNSAPTAHIQTTTIKADGSLNAWSFYGGMTTWRYGAGVEVLNDKIWFLGGGSSNTTYGSTEYFPVEPNGSLGPSTVGPALNAPRYKAESVVIERAGNRFVYMIGGLNPAGASITSVERSLVNSDGTLGTFFTQPSNLVQARAYFASAVIGDYVYCFGGYYPGLFSSIERALIRPDGSLDPFQTYGVSLPDAIDSQRAIVIGNYVYVAGGATSTSGSGANGLVYYAPIYPDGSIGSFLRGPSMPSALQDGALAKVGNYLYFFGGYSAGASNIVQRAFINPDGTLGAWQYHKSDRYVLPFSASYMSEVPVYRDAIFVVSGYTGASAITSIAQGTIQ